The Lactuca sativa cultivar Salinas chromosome 2, Lsat_Salinas_v11, whole genome shotgun sequence genome includes a window with the following:
- the LOC111899782 gene encoding 5-methyltetrahydropteroyltriglutamate--homocysteine methyltransferase, translating to MASHIVGYPRMGPKRELKFALESFWDGKSSAEDLQKVAADLRSSIWKQMSGVGIKYIPSNTFSYYDQVLDTTAMLGAVPSRYNWNGGEIGFDTYFSMARGNASVPAMEMTKWFDTNYHFIVPELGPDVQFSYASHKAVTEYKEAKALGVDTVPVFVGPVSYLLLSKPAKGVEKTFDLLSLLDKILPIYKEVIAELKEAGATWIQFDEATLVKDLEGYQLEAFTKAYSELESACSGLNVIVATYFADVPAEAFKTLTSLPGVAGFTFDLIRGEKTLELIKSSFPSGKYLFAGVVDGRNIWANDLAGSLTVLESLEGIVGKDKLVVSTSCSLLHTAVDLINETKLDDEIKSWLAFAAQKVVEVNALAKALAGHKDEAYFSANAAAQASRKSSPRVTNESVQKAAAALRGSDHRRATNVSARLDAQQKKLNLPILPTTTIGSFPQTIELRRVRREYKAKKISEEEYVKAIKEEIFKVVQLQEELDIDVLVHGEPERNDMVEYFGEQLSGFAFTANGWVQSYGSRCVKPPIIYGDVSRPKAMTVFWSSMAQEMTKRPMKGMLTGPVTILNWSFVRNDQPRFETCYQIALAIKDEVEDLEKAGITVIQIDEAALREGLPLRKAEHAFYLDWAVHSFRITNVGVADTTQIHTHMCYSNFNDIIHSIINMDADVITIENSRSDEKLLSVFREGVKYGAGIGPGVYDIHSPRIPSMEEIADRVNKMLAVLETNILWVNPDCGLKTRKYGEVKPALLNMVTAAKKLRAELASAK from the exons ATGGCATCCCACATTGTTGGTTATCCCCGTATGGGACCCAAGAGAGAGCTGAAATTTGCTCTTGAATCTTTTTGGGATGGCAAGAGCAGTGCTGAGGATTTGCAGAAGGTGGCTGCTGATCTCAGATCATCCATCTGGAAACAGATGTCTGGTGTTGGCATCAAGTACATCCCCAGCAACACCTTCTCTTACTATGATCAGGTTCTTGACACCACTGCCATGCTTGGTGCTGTCCCCTCAAGATACAACTGGAATGGTGGTGAGATTGGTTTCGACACTTACTTCTCCATGGCCAGAGGAAACGCCTCTGTCCCAGCTATGGAAATGACCAAGTGGTTTGACACCAACTA CCATTTCATTGTCCCAGAGTTGGGCCCTGACGTGCAATTCTCTTATGCTTCTCACAAGGCTGTGACCGAATACAAGGAGGCTAAGGCT CTTGGAGTTGATACCGTACCCGTCTTTGTTGGCCCAGTCAGCTACTTATTGCTGTCAAAACCTGCAAAGGGTGTCGAGAAAACCTTTGATCTTCTGTCCCTTCTTGATAAAATCCTTCCAATCTACAA GGAAGTGATTGCCGAGTTGAAGGAAGCAGGTGCTACATGGATCCAGTTTGACGAGGCTACCCTTGTGAAGGATCTTGAGGGGTACCAATTGGAAGCTTTCACCAAGGCCTACTCTGAGCTAGAATCGGCCTGCTCTGGTCTTAATGTTATTGTTGCCACCTACTTTGCTGATGTTCCAGCTGAAGCATTCAAAACCCTAACTTCATTGCCTGGAGTTGCTGGATTCACTTTTGATTTGATCCGTGGTGAAAAGACTCTTGAATTGATCAAGAGCAGCTTCCCATCTGGGAAATATCTTTTTGCTGGAGTTGTTGATGGAAGGAACATCTGGGCTAATGATCTTGCTGGTTCTCTCACTGTCCTTGAGTCTCTCGAGGGCATTGTGGGCAAAG ATAAGCTTGTGGTTTCGACCTCTTGCTCACTCCTTCACACTGCTGTCGATCTTATTAATGAGACTAAATTGGATGATGAGATCAAATCATGGCTCGCATTTGCTGCTCAAAAGGTTGTTGAAGTCAATGCATTGGCCAAGGCTCTAGCTGGTCACAAAGACGAGGCCTACTTCTCAGCCAATGCTGCTGCTCAGGCTTCAAGGAAGTCCTCCCCAAGAGTCACAAATGAATCCGTGCAGAAGGCT GCCGCTGCTTTGAGAGGCTCAGACCACCGTCGTGCCACCAATGTCAGTGCCAGGCTGGATGCCCAACAGAAGAAGCTCAACCTTCCAATCCTCCCAACCACCACCATTGGCTCTTTCCCACAAACCATCGAGCTCAGGAGAGTTCGTCGTGAGTACAAGGCTAAAAA AATCTCTGAGGAAGAATATGTTAAGGCCATCAAGGAGGAGATCTTCAAAGTTGTCCAGCTTCAGGAAGAACTTGACATTGATGTCCTTGTCCATGGAGAGCCAGAG AGAAACgacatggttgagtattttggtgAGCAGCTGTCCGGTTTTGCCTTCACCGCAAACGGATGGGTGCAATCCTACGGATCTCGGTGCGTGAAGCCCCCAATCATCTACGGTGATGTCAGCCGACCAAAGGCCATGACCGTCTTCTGGTCATCCATGGCCCAGGAAATGACCAAACGCCCCATGAAGGGTATGCTCACCGGCCCCGTCACCATTCTCAACTGGTCCTTTGTCCGTAACGACCAACCCAG ATTTGAAACTTGCTACCAGATTGCTCTGGCAATCAAGGATGAAGTTGAGGATCTTGAGAAGGCCGGAATCACGGTTATCCAAATCGACGAGGCGGCACTGAGAGAAGGATTGCCGCTAAGGAAAGCGGAGCACGCCTTCTACTTGGACTGGGCTGTTCACTCTTTCAGAATCACAAATGTAGGCGTTGCTGACACCACACAGATCCACACCCACATGTGCTACTCAAACTTCAACGACATCATCCACTCCATCATCAACATGGATGCTGATGTCATCACCATTGAGAACTCAAGATCTGATGAGAAGCTTCTGTCCGTGTTCCGTGAGGGAGTGAAATATGGTGCTGGAATCGGGCCCGGTGTGTATGACATTCATTCTCCAAGAATCCCCTCCATGGAGGAGATTGCTGACAGGGTCAACAAGATGCTTGCCGTTTTGGAGACCAACATCTTGTGGGTCAACCCGGATTGTGGCCTCAAGACAAGGAAGTATGGCGAAGTCAAACCCGCTCTTTTGAACATGGTCACCGCTGCCAAGAAGCTCCGCGCCGAGCTCGCCAGCGCCAAGTGA